TTCTGGAACTGGAACTGTTCCACAGTCTGGACAGTGTACCAGAGGAATTGGTTCACCCCAGTAGCGCTGGCGGCTGTATACCCAGTCGCGGAGTTTATAGTTAATAGCCTTGCGGCCGATTTTCTTTTGTTCGAGGAACTCGAGCATCTTTGCAATTGCATCAGCTTTGTTCAAACCGTCGAGGAACTCAGAGTTTACATGGATTCCATCCTGAGTCCAAGCCTGAGTCTGTACATCAACTTCGCTCTTCAAAACTTCGATGATTGGAAGATTGAACTTCTTAGCGAATTCCCAGTCGCGGTCATCGTGAGCAGGAACTGCCATGATTGCACCTGTACCATAAGAAATCAAAACGTAGTCTGCAATCCAGATTGGAATGAGTTTTCCGTTTACAGGGTTGATTGCGTAGCTTCCAGAGAATACACCGGTCTTGTCTTTTGCAAGGTCTGTACGCTCAAGGTCAGATTTCTTAGCAGCTGCTTCCTGATAAGCCTTAACTGCATCAGCCTGTTCAGCAGTTGTGATTTCAGGAATGATTTTGTGCTCAGGGCTTACTACCATGTAAGTAGCTCCGAACAATGTATCGCAGCGAGTTGTATAAACTGTAAGTTTATTATCAGTTGGTTTTCCGTCTTTGTCAGCTACAGTGAAAGTAACTTCAGCACCTGTTGATTTACCAATCCAGTTGTGCTGCATTGCCTTTACACTTTCCGGCCAGTCGAGACCTTCGAGGTCTGCATCAAGGCGGTCTGCATAATCAGTAATCTTCAAAATCCACTGACGGATTGTCTTATGAGTAACTTCTGCACCACAGCGGTCACACTTTCCGTCTTTTACTTCCTCGTTAGCAAGACCTGTCATACAAGAAGGACACCAGTTGATTGGAGTCTGTGCTTCGTATGCCAATCCTTTTTTGTAGAGCTGGAGGAAAATCCACTGTGTCCATTTGTAATAGTCTGGCTCACAGGTAGAAACGCAGCGGTCCCAGTCATAAGAGAAACCAAGCGACTTAATCTGCTGTGTAAAGTGTTCAATATTTGCGTTAGTTGTTGTCTTTGGATGTGTTCCAGTCTTAATAGCATAGTTTTCTGCAGGAAGACCGAAAGCGTCATATCCCATAGGGTGAAGAACGTTGTAACCGTTCATACGTAGGTAGCGGCAGTAAATATCAGTTGCGGTATAACCTTCAGGATGTCCAACATGTAGACCAGCAGCACTTGGATACGGGAACATGTCCAGTACATACATGCGTTTCTCTGGTGGAAATTTTTCATCCTCAGTTGCCTTAAAAGTTTTGTGTTCGTCCCAATACTTCTGCCATTTAGGCTCGATGGACTCAAATGGATACTTACTCATACACGCCTCACATTTTTTGGGGAGTCTCAAATCCAGGCTCCCATTTGGAATAATGCATCTATTATATAAAAAAAATGAATTCGTGAAAATATAAAATAAAAAATAATAAATTTTGTAACCTTAGGGGATTTTACCTATTATTTAATATAACTGCAGAATTACAGCAGTTATAAAAACAATAGCGAGGTTATATATGCGTAAAAGAACTATTTCTGTCTTATTGTGCTTATCAGTGCTATTTGGCTGTAGTGCTTCACTACAAAAGGAAAGGGATTCTGAAAGAGGGGAAGAACAAATAAGAAGTGTTCACCCTGATTTAGAGTTTAAGGATTCCGAAAAGATTATTTTTAATCCTGATATGGGATTCTATAGTGTCGTAAAGGCAATTGTTACAAAAGATAATATTACAATAAAAAGTAGTTATAAAAATCGACTTGAGAATCATAATCCGATTTGTACTGATGGAGTTTACCCTGAAGATAATGAAGTTCTGAATACTGCAAGATTTGATCAGCTGCTTATAGAGTTTGATATAAGTTCTTTTTCAACAAGAAATGATGGAACTGAAAGTCTTAATGGAGAAAAGGTTCATCTGCCGGTAGATGAAATTAAAGATGTTTTAAATCGTGTAAAAGCTGCAGGAAAAACAGCTTTAATTCGTTTTGCATACGATCCAAATTTTGAAGGTGATGGAAAAACTCGTGATGTTGAGCCTGAAGATTTTGGTTTAATTCTCACTCATGTTGAAGATATCTGCGAAGCAGTTAAGGATTATGCGCCGGTGCTTACAGGTATTCAATGTGGAATGATTGGCCCTTGGGGTGAAATGAACTTTACTACTTATTCTAAAAAAATGAAAAAAGCTGATTTTGAAAAGTATGATTATGATTTCGAATTAGAGCTTGATTCAATACCTGATAAAAATGATGAATATATTGAAAACGGATATCTTGTTCTGGTTATGCGAAAGTTTACAAAGGAACTAGAAGCAAATAATTGTGATGTTCCATTGTTAGTTCGTCAGCCAAGATTTATTTATGATTATATCAAACGAAGAAATTCAGATTTTGATTTTGATTGTGAGAATGTTCCTGCATTATATAAACCAGATTCATCTGATAAAGAATTTTACAGACTGGGACTTTATAATGACGGTTATCTTGGTTCAGAGTCTGATTCTGGAACTTTTACCATAGATCGTGCTCAGGAAACTGCTTTTATGGAGGCCTTTACAAATCACACTCCTTATGGCGGTGAATTGATCGGAAACTATAACTTGAAATCAGGTAATTGTAATTCAATGGTTGAAATGTTTACAAATCATCTTTCAGTTTTGAATATAGGTTATAAAGAATCTGTTTTCCGTGAATTAAATAAGTTTAATTATAAAAATGAACCAGCCTTTAAATATCTGATTAAGCATATGGGCTATCGATATGTCCTAACAGATGTACTTTTAGAATATCCTGAAAATCTTTCTGAAATGGATATAAATCTTACTTTTATAAATAATGGTTTTGCAAATCTTCCTTATCACAGAAAAAAGGTGATGACTGTGCTTTTTGAAAAAGATGGCGAAATCGTTTTTGAAAAGAAAGATCCAAATCTTGTGTTTGATGGAAAAGATAAAAGTTTTGTTTTGAATACATCAAAACTACCGGAAGGTAGTTATGCAATATACCTCAAAATTTCTGATTTTGACGGAAACTATCCAATTCAACTTGCAAATAAAGATCTTTGGAATTCCGATCTGAAAGCAACAAAAATTGGAGAAATTTCAAAATAAAAAATTAAAAAAGTAAGCGTGACAAAAAAACTTTTTACTAAAATGGAGAATTTTTTATGATTAAGAAAATTTTACCTGCTACTGTTTTGAGCTTATCTTTGATAAGTTGTCAAATGGGGTTAAAGAATTTTGGTGGCAGCGATGATGCAAATTTTGTGCAGAATCGTTCATCAAATGCTGCAACAAATAGTGATAATGGAATCGAGATTTCTTATGATGAAAATAATGTTTATTTAAGATTTAATGATGAACAAGACTCAGATGAAATTCAGATTTATATTAATACTGATGGAAATAGTGCTACAGGTTTTCAGTCGTGGCATTGGAACTGGAATGTTAAAACAGGCGCTGAATTCCTGATAGCGACTGGAAATAAAAAAAGTTTTACACTTTCCAGTTATACAAACGATGGTGCTGATTGGCCATGGTATTGCAAGTCAGTATATGATAAAAATAATTCAGACGATTTTTCATGGAATATCGATGGTTCTACTGTAACTTTGAATATTGCTTTATCACTTCTTAAAGAAAATGAAAAACAACCTTCCATATCAGATTTAAGTTTTGGTTGTGTTATGCTTAAGGGGGGGGATGTAAGTTCAGTTTTGCCATCTAAGGATGAGTTTACAAAGTATACTTTCAAAGATGTGGAACTTACCGATTCAAGAATCAAACTTGCTTATGACTGCAAATATTTGTATGTAAGTGTTGATGGATTTGACAAAAATTCTTATCTTTTTATAAATACAGATTCCAAAACTACTGGCTATACAGGTGCAAACTGGAAAAATAGTGGAGTTGATTATTTTATAAATAATGCAAAACTATATAAATTTGCTGACGGACCTTGGACTTTAGATCCAAATTATATTGTCAAAGATATTAAAATAGATACTGATAAAAAAATTTTGACAATAAGTCTTGCAGATCTGGGAATAAAATCTACTGATATTAATAACTTAAGTTTTGCGTATGATGAAGGAAGTGTTCAAATCCCTTCTTATGGTGGAGATTTTGCTTCTGTAAAAGCTGCTGTAACAGTTTCTGAAAAGACTGTAAATTATGAAGAAGAGTATGGTTCTAAAAATTTTGATTTCCAATGTTCAACAATGATTAACAAAGGTATAATTATTCCTGCGTATATTGAGTTACCAAAATTAAAAGAAGGTGTTGAAAATATATCCTCATTTGATGATTTTGAAGATGATGTACGCAAAGAGATGTGGGAAGTTTTAGTAGAAGCAGCTGGTAGTCGTAAAGATAAAGACTTCTTTGTCGTTGTAAATAGTGCTCACAGTGGGCCATTTACTACAAAAGCCGATGATACCATTAAAGATTATTTTACCCCTGAAGGGTGTAAATTGGGAGATAATCAATCTCATTTTGAGATGGCAGAAGAAGATAAAAATTGGAAAATTGCTAAATTCTGCTATAACGAAATTAAAAAATACGGTGGTAAAATTATTGGCTATGTACATACATGTGATTCAACAACAGTGGGACTAGATAAATGTGCAAAATTTACAAAATCAGCTGATGGAAAAGATTTTCACTATTACGGATTCCGAACTATTTCTGATGTACAGGCTGATATTATTGGATGGTATGAGGGACTGAAAGTTAATGATGAAGAGTCCTTGCTTGACGGAATTTGGCTCGACGAATTTTATCCAAGATATGAACTTATGACAGATTCTGATCCTGAAGATTGGAGAATTGTTTTGCCATTTCCAAATGAAAATATGCTTTATAGTCCAACACAAGTTAGAGACGAGTTTCCAAATAAAGATGCATTGTTAGATTCTTTTGGTGGCTTTGCTCAAATGGAACCATATGGAGGTTATTATTGGCAGATTTGTAAGGCAATAAAGGATAAGTATCCTGAGTTGATTAAAATCGGAAATGCAGGTGCTGCATTAGAGAATAATCAATTGGCCTATGGTAAACTGGTTGATATTCTTGTATGTTTTGAAGCTGACTATATAAAAGCTAGTGGACAAGTTTTAAAGAATGGTGCTACAGATGCTGCAGGAATAGCTTCAAAAAAACTGGCTTTAATTCATGGAGTGCAAGAAGATTCTTTGACAAATTTAATTTATAAAGTACTTTATGAAGGTGATAATGTGTATAGCCATGTCTGTGTAACAGATCGAGGATATGGAACATCAGGAGAAGCTAATGTTTGGGGCGGTCTGCCAAGCTATCTAAAAAAAGAGCTCGAATACATCGTTACAAACTAACTAAAACCAAAAAATAGAACAAATTTAATTCTAACAAAAAAATCCCCCTCTGATCGTCACGCCGGAGGGGGATTTTTTTGAACGTTTCTAATCTTGACAAACTGTGTGATTGATACTAGAAAGAAAAAAAGTGTAAAAATATCAATTAAAATCTGTGAAAATCTAAGAAAAAGTGAATCCAGAAAGAAGTTAATTAAATTTAACTTTTAAGACATATAGATAGGAGTAAAATATGTTAGACAAGTGTAAGAAAATCTTTTTTACTGATTTTTTTTGTATTTTATTGTTAACTGGATGTGATAACTTAAATCTTTTTAAGGCTGATGTTTCTAATGTTAAAGAAAATGAAATATGTTATGTAAAGCAATCTATTAATTATGAGGACTCAAATGAAATAATTTACAATCCTGATATGGGGTTTTATAGCGCTGTAGATTTGCAGGTACTTTATGATGGAGTTGATAATCTAACTTCAAAATGTAAGGAAATAAAAAAAACAGCTTCTAAATATTCTGGTTCATATTCTTCTGGTGCAAAATTTGATTTACTTCATTTGAAGTTTGATTTAAGCGCCTTTTCTGATAATGCTATTCGTGCTATTGATGATAATGGAAAAACAACTAAGGGGAACACTGGAGATTTAACTCAGGAAGCGCTAGATGGAATTGAGCAGATTTTAAAGGCTGTAGAAGATGCTGGAAAAACCTCAATAGTTCGCTTTTGTTATGATTATAAATACCAGGGACAAAAAAAATATGCGGATGAAAATAATAAGGTAATTATTGATAATCTTGTAAAAGCTACTGGGAATCAGAAAAAGGATAGTAATGGATACAGATTATATACAAATTCTAAAGGAGAGACAGTATACGCAGATGTAGAGCCAAATCCAGAAGATTTCCAGACTATTATAAATCATATTAATGTAATAGCTCCACTTCTTATTAAACACATGAATTCAATTACAGCAATTGAATGTGGAATGATAGGCCCTTATGGAGAGATGCATTCTACAACATTGGCAAAAAATAAAGGTTCTGCAGAATATGGATATATTATTGAAGTTATGGATGCTTTCTTAAAAGCTTTAGGTAATACAAAAATTCCATTTTTAGTTCGTCAGCCTGCTTTCTTAAAAGCTTATATTAGTTCCAACGAGAATAATGATAAGTTCGGTTTGTATAATGATGGTTATCTTGGTTCTGGTTCGGACCTTGGAACTTTTAAGGAAGATAGAAAGACTGAAATTGAGTATTTGATGCCTTTTACAGAAAAAACTCCTTATGGTGGAGAGTTATGTTATGATGATGGTTCTAATGAAGGATTGTGGCGAGCACGTTTTCTAAATGATACAGTAGATGAAATGTATAAAGTTCATCTATCATTTTTGAATATTGGTTGGAATCATCATGTTCTTAAATGGGCTGATTCAATAAATTCTTACTACAACGAAGATGGAGTCGAAATTAATGATAAAAATCTTGTTGATATAGGAGACGGAAACGAAGAAAGATTTTTTCAGTATCTCATAAAGCATATGGGCTACCGATATGTTCTGATTGATTCTAAAATTGGTATGGATAATGAGAAGAAACATTTAGGATTTAAACTGACATTCAAGAATAATGGATTTGCAAATATTCCATATCACAGAGAAAAGATTATGACTGTGATTTTTGTAAAAGATGACGAAAAGGTTTCGGAACAGATTGTATCAAATCAGATTTTTGATGGAAAAGAAAAAGAGTTTTATGTTAGTATATCGAATTTACCACAAGGTGAATATCAAGTTTTCTTAAAAATATCTGATAGTAATGAAGACAAGAGTTATCCTATTGAATTAGCAAATACAGATATTTGGGATAATACCTGGAATGCTAATGAAATAGGATCAATTATAAAATAAAATTAAAAATCAACACTGGTGGCTTCGAGGTAGTTGTAGGTTACGCCATCGGTTTCTGTGATTTTGTAGAGTCCTGTGATTGTGATGTCTTCTCCTGGTTTAGGGAAATCATCTGGATAGGTGTGGTTGCCGGGCCATACGAACTCGAGGCCCTGCTGACAGCAGGCTGTTGCATCAGGGACAACTACAGCGTAGTATATTTCGCCTGTGTACGGATCGGTGTAGGTTTCGAACCAGCCTTTTACTTTGATGTTTTTTTCTACATAGTCTTCCGGCATTACAAGCATATCAAAGATTGTAGTGTATATCATTGTTGCGGACATTTTTGTAAGATCGAGGTCGACTTTTGAATTGCCGGTATTTGAGCCTGGCGAAACTAACGGCTGTGAGCCGGTGTTCATGTCTGCGACAGCTTCTGTGTTCTTTGCGGCGGAAGCGGCCTGAAGACCTGAGTTATTTGTTGTGTCTTTTCCTTTACATGAGAGGAATGCGTTAGGGATTGTCGCGAGCAGACCGCAGGCCAGAAGGGCCGAGGACTGTCGAGCTAAAGCCCGACCCTGGCGCAGCCGGGGGAACGCCCTGAAAATATTCTTAATCATCACTTTCTATTTTATAAAAACTCCTGCAATTGTAAATATGAGAAATGCGGTAAGGTCTGCTGCTACGATTGTGCTTCCTACCGGAGTGCCGGCGAGTATTGAAATCAAAAGACCTGCCACAGAACATACTACAGAAACAATGGCTGAGCAAATAGTTACAGAACGGAAACTTTTGAATACACGCATTGCAGAAAGGGCTGGGAAGATTACGAGGGCAGAAATTAAAAGCGAGCCTACGAGGTTCATTGCAAGTACGATGATTACTGCTATGATGATTGCGATTACAAGATTATAAGCCTGCGCATGTGTACCAACTGCGGTTGCAAAGTTTTCATCAAAGGTTACGCAGAAGATCTTATTATAGAAGATTATGTAAGCTATGATTACTGCAATTGAAAGACCTGCACAAAGCCATACTTCGCCGGAGGTGAGGGTAAGGATTGAAGTCGAGCCAAAGAGGGTACTGCAGACATCTCCAGTAAGATTTGATGAAGTAGAAAAAATATTCATTAAAAGATAACCGATTGCAAGGGAAGCTACAGAAATCATTGCAACTGCTGCATCTCCCTGAATCTTTTTGTTCTGGCCTGAACGAAGTAATAAAATTGCACTTATGATGGTTACCGGCAGAACTATGTACATGTCATTAGGAATGCTGATGAAGGTTCCAAGAACTGTTGCAATACAGATTCCGCCAAAGGCTACATGTGAAAGTCCGTCTCCAATAAATGAAAAGCGTTTGAGAACAAGGGTAACTCCAAGCAGTGAAGAACAGAGTGAAATCAACACGCCAACAATAAAAGCATAGCGGACAAAGGCAAAACTAAAGTATTGAATTAATGTGTCTATCATATTCTTTTACGTCTCCAAAGAATGTTGCGCCACCACTTCCTATGTGCAGTACGTGTGTTGCGTGTTTTAGGGCTGCTTCAATATCATGAGAAATCATTATGATTGTGATTCCGGTTTTATTGAGTTGTTCTATTAAGGTATACATTTCTTCTGTAGCTGCAGGATCAAGGCCTGTTACAGGTTCATCGAGAAGAAGCATTTTCTGTGCGGCACAAAGAGCACGGGCGAGAAGGGTTCTCTGCTGCTGTCCACCAGAAAGTTCCCGGTAGCATTTTTTAGCAAGATGAGTTATACCAAGTTTTTCCATTGCTGCAACGGCAAGCTGTTTTTCTGCTTTATTATAGAAAGGGCGTTTACCGCAGCGTGACTGACAGCCGGAAAGTACGATTTCGCGGACACTGGCAGGAAAGTCTCTCTGGACTTCTGTCTGCTGCGGAAGGTAACTGATTTCATCTGCAAGGAGGCCGTCTCCTGTTGTGATTGAACCGGACTGCGGTTTAAGCAGGTGGAGAATGGTTTTCATCAGTGTGGTTTTTCCAGAACCATTATCTCCTACAATGCAAAGGTATTCACCTTTGTTTACTTCAAAAGAGAGGTTTTCAATAACTGTTTTGTTGCCATACCCGAGGGTAAGGTCTTTGCAAATTAGTTGTGCCATGGTACTCCAATTTGATAATCATTCTTAAATTGAAAGTATGATGACTATGACATATTTTTTACATTTATACAATGGTGTATTTTTTTCGTTACAATTTGCCATTTATACCTTATAATTATAAGTTATGACAGTATTTGCGACATTTGTTATAGTTTTATTTGCAGTCACTTATGCAAGTGTACTGATGTTGAGATGGTTTGCTCTAGAGTTTATTTACGATGAAATTGAAGTTATGTGGAGTGGTACTCTGCCTAACATTATGGTTGCATCTCTTCTGCTTTTTGTAGCCGTAGCAATCGGATATTTTATAGCAAAACCTTTTGATCAGATAATCAAAAAAATCAAGGAAGAAGGCCGTAAGGCAACACAGGAAGAAATCGGACTTTGTCTCAAAAGCTACAGAGGTATAATTCTTCTTATTATCATTGCAAACGTAATTGGTTTCTTTATTGGTCAGATTATTATTGTTTACATTGGAATTGCAAACGGAAGTAATGTTTACTACTTTTCCCGCGTGTTCCTTGTAATTGCACAGGCTATGGCTTTTGGTGGTATATCTGCCATTACTTCAATTAAACTGGTAGATTATCTTCTTATTAAAAAGCGGGAAATGCTTGAAATTGGTTCTATTGTAGATTTTAAAAGCCGTTCTTCAAAAATCTCTATATCCATTGGTCTTGTATTCTTTATTTCCCTGTACTTTCTTGGAATAAACATGCTTACAGTTCCGTATGGAATTCTTCTTGCTTCTCATAACGGAACTTTCCAGGGAGATCTGCTTACTGCTTTCTTTAAGAAGGGTGCAATCTGTATTTCACTTTCTGCTGTACTTGCGGCTGTTCCTTTCCTTACAGTTTTGAGAGGTCTTTCTAAACGAATTAAACTTACATCACATCTTCTGGATGAAATTACAAATAACGGTGATTTAACCTGCCGAATCAATATTAATATGATGGATGACTTTGGTCTTCTTATCTCTTCTGTAAATACATTGATGGCAAAACTTTCTTCTATGATTAAAG
The Treponema bryantii DNA segment above includes these coding regions:
- the leuS gene encoding leucine--tRNA ligase, which produces MSKYPFESIEPKWQKYWDEHKTFKATEDEKFPPEKRMYVLDMFPYPSAAGLHVGHPEGYTATDIYCRYLRMNGYNVLHPMGYDAFGLPAENYAIKTGTHPKTTTNANIEHFTQQIKSLGFSYDWDRCVSTCEPDYYKWTQWIFLQLYKKGLAYEAQTPINWCPSCMTGLANEEVKDGKCDRCGAEVTHKTIRQWILKITDYADRLDADLEGLDWPESVKAMQHNWIGKSTGAEVTFTVADKDGKPTDNKLTVYTTRCDTLFGATYMVVSPEHKIIPEITTAEQADAVKAYQEAAAKKSDLERTDLAKDKTGVFSGSYAINPVNGKLIPIWIADYVLISYGTGAIMAVPAHDDRDWEFAKKFNLPIIEVLKSEVDVQTQAWTQDGIHVNSEFLDGLNKADAIAKMLEFLEQKKIGRKAINYKLRDWVYSRQRYWGEPIPLVHCPDCGTVPVPEEELPLKLPEVKSYQPTGTGESPLAAIDEWVNCKCPKCGKPAKRETNTMPQWGGSCWYYLRYLDPHNDKAFCAPEKEKYWMPVDLYIGGAEHAVLHLLYARFWHKVLYDIGVVSTKEPFQRLVNQGMITSFAFQRKNKTLVPVDEVEQREDGKYYEKATNEELEQIVAKMSKSLKNVVNPDDEIKAYGADSVRMYEMFMGPLTMSKPWATQGIVGIHRFLEKVWSVSEKPMADIDITGKLEDKALISARKTFAQTIKKVTDDTATLNFNTAISQMMIFINELSKLPEVPKAMWSDFVKVLSPYAPHLGEELWEKLGNKETIAYVAWPKINEDFAKDDVKTIVVMVNGKKRDTFEAAPGSSDDSLKEIAFARDGVKKFTDGHEIVKCIVVKDKLVNIVVK
- a CDS encoding DUF4832 domain-containing protein; amino-acid sequence: MGFYSVVKAIVTKDNITIKSSYKNRLENHNPICTDGVYPEDNEVLNTARFDQLLIEFDISSFSTRNDGTESLNGEKVHLPVDEIKDVLNRVKAAGKTALIRFAYDPNFEGDGKTRDVEPEDFGLILTHVEDICEAVKDYAPVLTGIQCGMIGPWGEMNFTTYSKKMKKADFEKYDYDFELELDSIPDKNDEYIENGYLVLVMRKFTKELEANNCDVPLLVRQPRFIYDYIKRRNSDFDFDCENVPALYKPDSSDKEFYRLGLYNDGYLGSESDSGTFTIDRAQETAFMEAFTNHTPYGGELIGNYNLKSGNCNSMVEMFTNHLSVLNIGYKESVFRELNKFNYKNEPAFKYLIKHMGYRYVLTDVLLEYPENLSEMDINLTFINNGFANLPYHRKKVMTVLFEKDGEIVFEKKDPNLVFDGKDKSFVLNTSKLPEGSYAIYLKISDFDGNYPIQLANKDLWNSDLKATKIGEISK
- a CDS encoding DUF4832 domain-containing protein, with product MLDKCKKIFFTDFFCILLLTGCDNLNLFKADVSNVKENEICYVKQSINYEDSNEIIYNPDMGFYSAVDLQVLYDGVDNLTSKCKEIKKTASKYSGSYSSGAKFDLLHLKFDLSAFSDNAIRAIDDNGKTTKGNTGDLTQEALDGIEQILKAVEDAGKTSIVRFCYDYKYQGQKKYADENNKVIIDNLVKATGNQKKDSNGYRLYTNSKGETVYADVEPNPEDFQTIINHINVIAPLLIKHMNSITAIECGMIGPYGEMHSTTLAKNKGSAEYGYIIEVMDAFLKALGNTKIPFLVRQPAFLKAYISSNENNDKFGLYNDGYLGSGSDLGTFKEDRKTEIEYLMPFTEKTPYGGELCYDDGSNEGLWRARFLNDTVDEMYKVHLSFLNIGWNHHVLKWADSINSYYNEDGVEINDKNLVDIGDGNEERFFQYLIKHMGYRYVLIDSKIGMDNEKKHLGFKLTFKNNGFANIPYHREKIMTVIFVKDDEKVSEQIVSNQIFDGKEKEFYVSISNLPQGEYQVFLKISDSNEDKSYPIELANTDIWDNTWNANEIGSIIK
- a CDS encoding metal ABC transporter permease is translated as MIDTLIQYFSFAFVRYAFIVGVLISLCSSLLGVTLVLKRFSFIGDGLSHVAFGGICIATVLGTFISIPNDMYIVLPVTIISAILLLRSGQNKKIQGDAAVAMISVASLAIGYLLMNIFSTSSNLTGDVCSTLFGSTSILTLTSGEVWLCAGLSIAVIIAYIIFYNKIFCVTFDENFATAVGTHAQAYNLVIAIIIAVIIVLAMNLVGSLLISALVIFPALSAMRVFKSFRSVTICSAIVSVVCSVAGLLISILAGTPVGSTIVAADLTAFLIFTIAGVFIK
- a CDS encoding ABC transporter ATP-binding protein; the encoded protein is MAQLICKDLTLGYGNKTVIENLSFEVNKGEYLCIVGDNGSGKTTLMKTILHLLKPQSGSITTGDGLLADEISYLPQQTEVQRDFPASVREIVLSGCQSRCGKRPFYNKAEKQLAVAAMEKLGITHLAKKCYRELSGGQQQRTLLARALCAAQKMLLLDEPVTGLDPAATEEMYTLIEQLNKTGITIIMISHDIEAALKHATHVLHIGSGGATFFGDVKEYDRHINSIL